In Toxoplasma gondii ME49 chromosome VIII, whole genome shotgun sequence, a single genomic region encodes these proteins:
- a CDS encoding hypothetical protein (encoded by transcript TGME49_231790), whose product MQISLACEQPSGAEDEETCFHRFSGATGTGAVAAVAALAAQQHQQNLLLLASDLQTAIRRWCPVSGSSSRDSSTPSSALHAAGGTSPPGGARMRGLFARPNAKKDGKHGYLLRGCRIKKIPQRTVALPRHLYREEAAIEEDDELPVLSYLEGETLFAAEEEPSLHHVRTASASSARSRSAGTKGWGEWPLRPENEETLSNDEEAQSCCAENGAGTKAETDSDAYWETPESFLNSEARSRTRRCSASLADPADTQTSGADETERRDASQPQERMSSAESRSCEEASSPLISLRKHIHVFQTKFRRSASSSPRSVVSVERDVEVNGVDRHDRHEAAPSGDAPANSQVEQASRRSEDVSGSRDKRGDEEANGANEKASADRSATTDALTASSASCQEEHRRLNSDDTPVPSTTHSDLFGVDANGQERDAGQRQTPSGQVETKKDEKHLKPETRFAKSPVSAERVSPSSTVGLEGASQTAEEKERDSEPERKDESEDRGGRDEPDVLPQASDRLPSLSKHDKLQDLNPCSDAAESSSVHTTLKSVCALSPSNSSSMMEHTLVRDPVEAAVAAAAAAMSAAAEVVRQHASLDEVKAGEGSPSSFRDQADLHGFVHSWLTACFERLRDSAGQSRVQPHQSKIRGGESDMHVLVAFGKRRLKEELRAYDVAFEKRYGRQPERLEKEPLRPLYSHYQYLRRVLLRLEYQQREQTTARSVATTFALEENISAVTSEPVQPASGGRRDSKWQATASSRESVKSLSSQNSDELKSGDTVIAGDSHRKLASSPASRRSSIGLGRDTVSRTQTQSSSASQTSSEPSKLQTAMSSRSGGLHIVPEGKKAATDCSGRAPRVTQRVSQRTVVAVSPKRHGSGMIDAEVEGPTVQGKAAGNFRQARQHLTNSRVSVVSREKAAEPVLSEGDSRSAHAVSNVKEANGRGLRGEEAELRLDKQKLAAKWADSEHHVGRLVDTGGNVSHEAATTSVGRSGKEDVVGSRAVERRRQSGGEKFEESCRDAVGTTAVATGISSSSDRLRQKGRPPGLAGNASGATPHGAEREVPSTSSMEKMAGNRRTNCVDRSPTRRVGEAGRSFSQIVRSENQDAVVGQIALGSGHSSAMVSNERRKSLRKESGEVAVGSVDEVEQRLLRLQHEKRQLRTKLLTYQANFISETGRHVRLYKDIAPIEREYRRYKDVKQEISRLLERQTSRLSTPSHTTLCQRGPDDDTIPSEVFDQTRHEFCV is encoded by the exons ATGCAGATCTCATTGGCGTGCGAACAGCCCTCAGGagccgaggacgaggagacctGTTTCCATCGTTTCTCCGGGGCGACAGGGACGGGCGCAGTGGCGGCAGTGGCTGCGTTGGCGGCTCAGCAGCATCAGCAaaatctgcttcttctcgcctcagATTTGCAGACAGCAATTCGGCGATGGTGTCCTGTGTCCGGATCTTCTTCTCGGGATTCATCGACGCCTAGCAGTGCCTTGCATGCGGCGGGAGGCACGTCGCCTCCGGGCGGCGCCCGCATGCGGGGCCTTTTTGCTCGACCTAACGCCAAGAAGGATGGGAAGCACGGCTACCTCCTGCGGGGTTGCAGAATCAAGAAGATTCCGCAGAGGACAGTGGCGCTGCCTAGACACCTGTACCGCGAAGAGGCGGCGATTGAGGAGGACGACGAGTTGCCTGTCCTCAGCTACCTCGAGGGGGAGACGCTCTTCGccgcagaggaagagccaAGTCTCCACCACGTCCGCACAGCGTCTGCGAGCTCCGCGCGCTCCCGCAGCGCCGGCACCAAGGGCTGGGGCGAGTGGCCCCTGCGAccggagaacgaggagacgctgtCGAATGACGAGGAGGCTCAGAGTTGCTGCGCGGAGAACGGTGCCGGGACGAAGGCTGAGACTGACAGCGACGCTTACTgggagacacccgagagcTTCTTGAACTCGGAGGCACGAAGCCGAACGCGGAGATGCAGCGCCTCGCTCGCCGACCCTGCAGACACGCAGACGAGTGGAGCGgacgaaacggagaggcggGACGCCTCTCAACCCCAGGAGCGGATGTCGAGTGCGGAGAGTCGCAGCTGCGAAGAGGCGTCGAGTCCTCTCATCAGCCTGAGGAAGCACATTCACGTCTTCCAAACCAAGTTCAGGCGCTcggcttcctcctcgccgaGATCCGTTGTCTCTGTGGAACGCGACGTGGAAGTGAATGGCGTTGACAGGCATGACAGGCATGAAGCCGCGCCCTCTGGAGACGCTCCTGCGAACTCGCAAGTGGAGCAGGCGAGCCGTAGGTCGGAAGACGTCTCTGGAAGCCGAGAtaagagaggcgacgaggaggcaAACGGAGCGAACGAGAAAGCCTCCGCAGACAGAAGTGCAACGACTGACGCGCTCAccgcctcctctgcgtcctgcCAGGAGGAACACCGCCGCCTGAACTCAGACGACACTCCCGTTCCCTCAACCACACACTCCGACCTGTTTGGAGTCGATGCAAACGGACAGGAGCGAGACGCtggacagagacaaacaccGAGTGGACAGGTGGAGAccaagaaagacgagaaacatCTGAAGCCGGAGACGCGATTCGCCAAGTCGCCTGTGTCCGCCGAGCGCGTCTCACCGTCTTCGACTGTAGGGCTTGAGGGAGCCTCTCAAaccgcagaagagaaagagcgggACTCAGAGCCGGAGCGAAAGGACGAATCGGAAGACCGTGGAGGGCGTGACGAGCCCGACGTGCTGCCTCAGGCCTCGGACCGGCTACCTTCTCTGAGCAAACACGACAAACTGCAAGATCTAAATCCATGTTCAGACGCCGCAGAATCGTCGAGTGTTCACACAACTCTCAAAAGCGTT TGCGCTCTGTCGCCCTCCAACTCGTCCAGCATGATGGAACACACACTCGTTCGAGATCCGGTAGAAGCGGCGGTGGCAGCGGCTGCGGCAGCCATGTCTGCAGCGGCAGAGGTAGTTCGTCAGCATGCGAGTTTAGACGAAGTGAAAGCAGGAGAGGGTTCACCTTCTTCATTTCGCGATCAAGCTGATCTTCATGGATTTGTCCACTCCTGGTTGACGGCGTGTTTCGAGAGGTTGAGAGACTCTGCGGGCCAGTCGCGCGTGCAGCCGCACCAGTCGAAGATCCGGggcggagagagcgacatgCACGTCCTCGTGGCGTTCGGTAAGCGCCGGCTGAAGGAGGAGCTTAGAGCGTACGATGTTGCCTTCGAAAAGCGGTACGGGAGACAGCCAGAGCGTCTGGAAAAGGAGCCGCTTCGGCCGCTCTACTCGCATTACCAGTATCTCCGCCGTGTGCTGCTGCGCCTTGAATACCAGCAACGCGAGCAAACCACAGCGCGATCGGTTGCTACCACCTTTGCCCTAGAAGAAAATATCAGCGCAGTCACTTCAGAGCCAGTGCAACCTGCCTCAGGCGGCAGGCGTGATTCGAAGTGGCAAGCGACTGCCTCGTCACGCGAATCTGTCAAGTCACTCTCTTCACAAAACAGTGACGAGCTAAAATCTGGAGACACAGTTATCGCTGGTGACAGCCATCGAAAGTTGGCATCGTCGCCAGCTTCGAGGCGCTCGTCAATTGGTTTAGGGCGGGATACCGTCTCTCGAACGCAAACGCAGTCTTCTAGTGCTAGTCAGACGAGCAGTGAGCCTTCGAAACTGCAGACGGCAATGTCGAGTAGGTCAGGTGGCTTGCACATCGTTCCAGAGGGCAAAAAAGCGGCAACAGACTGCTCAGGTCGCGCGCCACGAGTCACACAGCGAGTTTCACAGAGGACCGTCGTCGCGGTCAGTCCTAAACGACACGGTTCCGGAATGATTGACGCCGAAGTGGAGGGGCCTACCGTGCAAGGAAAGGCTGCAGGAAACTTCCGACAGGCGCGTCAGCATTTGACCAACAGTCGTGTGAGTGTTGTATCTCGGGAAAAGGCAGCTGAGCCCGTCTTGTCGGAGGGAGATTCGCGGAGTGCACATGCTGTCAGCAATGTGAAAGAGGCGAACGGAAGGGGTCTACGTGGAGAAGAGGCTGAGCTGCGACTAGATAAGCAGAAACTTGCTGCAAAATGGGCTGATTCCGAACACCACGTAGGCAGGCTTGTGGACACGGGAGGAAATGTGTCTCACGAAGCAGCGACAACTTCCGTGGGGAGAAGTGGTAAGGAGGATGTGGTGGGCAGCCGAGCTGTtgagcgacgaagacagagtgGCGGCGAGAAGTTCGAGGAGTCATGCCGGGACGCAGTAGGTACCACCGCTGTAGCCACTGGGATCTCTTCTAGTTCGGATCGCTTGCGACAGAAAGGGAGGCCCCCAGGCCTAGCGGGCAATGCCAGTGGCGCTACACCTCACGGTGCAGAGCGTGAAGTACCTAGCACGAGCAGCATGGAGAAAATGGCGGGGAATCGCAGAACAAATTGCGTGGACAGATCTCCGACCCGACGTGTTGGAGAAGCAGGTCGGTCGTTCTCTCAAATTGTTCGAAGTGAAAATCAAGACGCAGTGGTAGGACAGATCGCGTTGGGTAGCGGTCATTCCAGCGCAATGGTTAGTAATGAAAGACGCAAAAGCTTGCGCAAGGAGAGTGGCGAAGTGGCAGTAGGAAGTGTGGATGAGGTAGAGCAGAGACTTCTGCGACTTCAGCATGAAAAGCGGCAGCTGAGAACGAAACTTCTGACTTACCAAGCGAACTTCATTTCAGAGACGGGAAGACACGTTCGCCTCTACAAAGACATTGCTCCCATCGAGAGGGAGTACAGAAGATACAAAGATGTGAAACAAGAAATTTCGAGACTTCTTGAAAGGCAGACGAGTCGCCTTTCAACTCCGTCCCACACCACTCTCTGTCAGCGCGGACCTGATGATGACACCATACCGTCGGAAGTGTTCGACCAAACCCGGCATGAGTTCTGTGTGTAA
- a CDS encoding helicase, putative (encoded by transcript TGME49_231800) translates to MDLPPVITDPSSRPLSSSSSSSLASFSSVPVGAPEADQLGSASPPYLFLDSLWLPSSIDLLAARLKLLHLRAERDARCLSSASPSSSLSTSPSAHLAARLVSSDTCKGGGVGQRFDPEARPATGVKKDEATGAQLHAAIQAFVFRPGNAFPKDALPFSSSTAYRPQHVSVKAETKAVDAALRSVVVGRSGVDSKPRASASACTSCLGPEDVARNREYGDKNGEENGNADAKDGGGEAKAFDGPSRKGGASGDEARVSRERSEKQDGWAKREETEDTCVVLPRLKTSHIKGRETIRGLNVLLHYSSALPPQKEVMAAVIEACQTERHAIIESPTGTGKTAALLCAGLAWQREAQREAQSRSIGRIIYCTRTQKQASQVIAELKKSPYQPAAVQLASRSHLCPYMNPSLRSFVLSTASRHLSRDRPCSSCPSRSSSSTSSFSSSSRCSSFSSCSSVGPGPHSAVPQKTEERGEGRSGCGSERGETKREDASFVKTEERNEALKRRGEQENGRQWLTPKRLLCGKQGPSSASRSRPARKEKKYVQCSLDSLLITGKPQGRKNFREESKETQQGDACARGAWICAKRRRESPSSVDAGNFLRKLLLLPVCEPSDASIASAPSRLVEDDECRQSGTRVDTWRRKAGRFRDRSEADGFAFLLDRLLGFAVDSCAARERAGETESNRGDGGDRRKVEQIDEREREKERQTEGEDTESEAEVCEGGGAWWRLRRQPELPKRAKLSQAEERGREFGSPSLSKKHSKNAEERNRRLRDHALDQPDGWLCPFYVRLGERLFAERLFERARPGLALCSQAEGAKTAVFQAENDREKEPGEASERGVAPPNAIPAEMTEEEKGRSKPGEELSDQEGGAMDIEELARFTLTSFCSQPSDRSGNSASRSKLFEKKRQLFAAAGACPYHATLALLPMADLVVCPYNYVLDPGVAASSKLNDLLKGSVIIFDEGHNVESICRDAGSLDLQMHRITALFHWVEAIRGYVARQLASSGFPPSCSASREPTPSEDLASVASTSPPPESPQSVSFVLSVSSAPGHAPGDVETEAMRRLVSASLPALLDFLGRLIRVGEKATRSPDDLARAIQRDGGDLGAELAWRRRGRPCVSRGRGCETAWQTDRVLNEIGGEEADTMTVTLGRWGGEIKHRAVGPGVSPWSRSSPSFLASASTSSVSSAAARLHSRFSAESLDGCLDFLLEMGVAREEAATYGEKVKAAVDEIHRLLLLADPLQASNATRDQANWGDSREMRELEKLVYIFSLLTAHPNCYQVRLAAKLPEEEVERLLLFRREASRGSCQPAGLFRADSEWREAKAEFPGTAAGGDDLEQESKSAESGERGQDWRFRNLLKNVSLHLWLLAPAVTFERISQQARAVIVASGTLEPIESLMSELGPSFARRLLPSPVRASHVVAPAQLAIACLQTMPVGDSTFHFRRRDSSNSQGLGPSSSSAPAASPSRLTNSTQRSSFSSASFSSSSSALCSSQGPRLSTSQLGSTHGDGLSLSASASVGRPAGSPGRSVPLECSSRQLTNPSFLLHLGWCIVRLVQAIPGGILVFFPSFSMLQKAQRLWSGGSQRPESRQRRGASWRSFAASAGPAEKRPFGSRGNAEPDHAPSVWAALQELKKTVIVERGTDVLGTVSSRASDALGSDAEVQEDSRRGTGGESERDPKEMFCESVDERGHALMLAVYRGKMSEGLSFNDAYCRGVLCIGIPYPALRDPKIESKMKFNDALHALSLSPEHLLSCASDMATADRTTSARPPNASLSSPASLASPASLSSLSSCGFPPQATRASEAEREKRTLSTCAAEPVKTGGKESRCMGREDGQNPFVATAAQANGTEKDAKPTAWLDGRRWYIIQAYRALNQAIGRCIRHKHDYGVVILLDSRHAFPSSSKCASFAPASSSFSSLSSSLFSTSSFSSSAVSLGRPGHGVFPQRLPEMGASSALFCRWFSPHLQSLTSCESLVQTLRAHFSIAPRVAAHMHLLAAAVPKSAAKTVSAACTPLPAHEQQRGGSIQRETEDSGSRGERKAASVESEARIGKENEPASACGGGPGPNRSPDLSQLSSQSALQALSRSGRDLVFPPLLVRVNDTKGEARGREVKGENGQMKSEESEGESTVETIAGIPAFASWHRGKTATQSFAPVSRAELGGGDSEVCGSGKGGKAKEERNEELQEATQQRKPSEGERDPTLSWDESGDSTETTEKAKAVAAEEGEGSEENGDRSRSTHPTAAEGMQEGGERLESMKRMKTHSWGEQEEDREDLEDILAAL, encoded by the exons ATGGACCTCCCACCAGTGATCACCGATCCTTCTTCCCGccccctctcttcctcttcctcttcgtccctcgcttcgttctcttctgttcctgtcGGAGCCCCCGAGGCGGACCAGCTGGGCTCTGCCTCGCCGCCTtatctcttcctcgactcgCTATGGCTACCGTCGTCCATTGACCTTCTAGCTGCGCGTCTCAAACTTCTTCACCTGCGGGCGGAACGGGACGCTCGGTGCCTCTCCTcagcttctccctcttcttctctctctacctctccTTCTGCCCATCTAGCTGCGCGTCTAGTTTCGTCTGATACTTGCAAAGGTGGGGGGGTGGGGCAACGATTTGACCCTGAAGCGAGACCGGCGACAGGCgtgaagaaggacgaggcgaCTGGAGctcaactgcatgcagccataCAAGCCTTCGTATTTCGACCGGGAAACGCCTTTCCGAAAGACgcgcttcctttctcttcttcgacagcCTACCGCCCCCAGCATGTTTCTGTGAAAGCGGAGACAAAAGCGGTAGACGCCGCACTCCGAAGCGTTGTCGTCGGACGCAGCGGCGTCGACTCCAAGCCCCGCGCAagcgcgtctgcatgcacgagcTGCCTCGGACCTGAAGACGTTGCGCGGAACAGAGAATATGGAGACAAAAACGGGGAGGAGAACGGTAATGCGGACGCTaaagacggaggaggcgaagcaaaAGCTTTCGATGGTCCTTCCAGGAAAGGGGGAGCTtcgggagacgaagcgcgcgtctccagagagaggTCGGAAAAACAAGACGGCtgggcgaagagagaagagacggaagacaCATGCGTTGTCCTCCCTCGGCTTAAAACTTCTCACATCAAGGGGCGAGAAACGATTCGAGGCCTCAACGTTCTTCTTCACTATTCCAGCGCTCTCCCGCCTCAGAAGGAAGTGATGGCTGCCGTCATCGAGGCCTGCcaaacggagagacacgcTATCATCGAGAGCCCCACAG gaACGGGAAAGACGGCAGCCCTCCTTTGCGCGGGCCTTGCgtggcagagagaagcccAAAGGGAGGCTCAGAGCAGAAGTATCGGGCGCATTATTTACTGCACACGGACGCAGAAGCAAGCCTCGCAG GTGATTGCAGAACTAAAGAAGAGCCCGTACCAGCCCGCTGCGGTCCAACTCGCTTCGCGCTCGCATCTCTGTCCCTACATGaatccttctctccgttcgttTGTCCTCTCCACCGCTTCAAGACATCTTTCCCGAGACCGTCCTTGTTCCTCTTGTCCctcccgttcttcttcttccacctcttccttctcttcttcctctcggtgttcctctttctcgtcttgttCCTCTGTTGGCCCCGGGCCGCATTCGGCTGTCCCTCAGAagaccgaggagagaggagaaggacgcagTGGATGTGGGTCAGaacgcggagagacgaagagagaagatgcgTCTTTCGTCAAAACCGAAGAACGGAATGAAGCCCTGAAGCGCCGGGGCGAGCAAGAGAACGGACGCCAGTGGCTGACGCCAAAGAGACTTCTTTGTGGCAAACAAGGCCCTTCGAGTGCGTCGCGTTCGCGCCCCGCccgaaaagagaagaagtaTGTCCAGTGCTCTCTCGACTCGCTCCTGATAACGGGGAAGCCtcagggaagaaagaacttTCGGGAAGAGTCCAAGGAAACCCAGCAAGGCGATGCTTGCGCACGAGGCGCCTGGATCTgcgcgaaacgcagaagagagtcgCCGTCCTCAGTCGACGCCGGCAACTTCCTCCGcaagcttcttcttctccccgtctgTGAACCCTCCGACGCCTCCATAGCCTCAGCGCCCTCGCGATTGGTGGAGGACGACGAGTGCCGACAATCGGGGACGCGTGTCGACACCTGGCGACGAAAAGCCGGGCGGTTTCGTgacagaagcgaagccgacggcttcgcgtttctcctcgacagacttctcggcttcgccgTGGACAGCTGCGCCGCTCGCGAGAGagccggagagacagagagcaacCGAGGAGATGGAGGAGACCGACGCAAGGTGGAACAGATcgacgaacgagagagagaaaaagagagacagacagagggagaagacacagagagcgaggcagaagTGTGCGAGGGCGGCGGCGCCTGGTGGCGGCTGAGGCGACAGCCGGAGTTGCCGAAGAGGGCGAAACTCAGtcaggcagaagagagggggagagagtTTGGaagtccttctctctctaaGAAGCACTCCAAGAAcgccgaggagagaaatcGGCGACTCCGGGACCATGCGCTGGATCAGCCTGACGGCTGGCTCTGTCCGTTTTATGTTCGGTTGGGCGAGAGACTCTTCGCGGAGCGCCTGTTCGAGCGCGCACGACCGGGCCTCGCGCTTTGCTCCCAGGCCGAGGGCGCGAAGACAGCCGTTTTCCAGGCCGAGAACGACCGAGAAAAGGAGCCTGGCGAAGCGAGCGAACGAGGTGTCGCCCCGCCGAACGCGATACCAGCAGAAatgacagaggaagaaaagggcCGCTCGAAACCCGGCGAAGAGTTGAGTGACCAAGAAGGGGGCGCGATGGACATTGAGGAACTCGCAAGATTTACTCTCACATCCTTCTGCTCTCAACCGTCCGACAGGAGCGGCAACTCTGCCTCCCGCTCGAAACTCtttgagaaaaagagacaactCTTCGCCGCTGCCGGCGCCTGTCCGTACCACGCAACTCTCGCCCTCCTTCCCATGGCAGACCTCGTCGTCTGTCCCTACAATTACGTCTTGGATCCAGGCGTGGCGGCCAGCTCGAAGCTCAACGACTTGCTGAAAG GTTCGGTCATCATTTTTGACGAGGGCCACAACGTGGAGTCgatctgcagagacgcagggAGTCTCGATTTGCAAATGCATCGGATAACCGCGCTCTTTCACTGGGTGGAGGCGATTCGGGGCTACGTGGCAAGACAACTTGCTTCTTCAGGTTTTCCACCGTCTTGCTCCGCCTCAAGAGAACCCACTCCGTCTGAAGACTTggcttctgtcgcctccacGTCGCCGCCTCCTGAGTCCCCGCAgagtgtctctttcgtcctctctgtctcttcagcgcCAGGCCACGCACCAGGCGACGTCGAAACGGAGGCCATGCGCCGCTtggtctctgcgtctctccccgcTCTCCTCGACTTTCTAGGGCGCCTGATTCGCgtgggagagaaggcgacgcgaagTCCGGACGACCTCGCGAGGGCCATACAGCGGGACGGAGGCGACTTGGGTGCAGAGCTGGCGTGGAGGCGACGAGGGAGGCCGTGTGTAAGTCGCGGAAGAGGATGCGAGACTGCTTGGCAGACAGACAGGGTGCTGAACGAGATtggcggagaggaagcagacaccATGACGGTGACGCTTGGCAGGTGGGGTGGAGAGATCAAGCACCGAGCCGTTGGGCCGGGGGTTTCGCCTTGGTCTcggtcgtctccttcgtttctcgcctccgcttccacgtcttctgtttcgagTGCTGCTGCACGCTTGcactcgcgtttctctgcagagtctTTAGATGGCTGTTTGGACTTCCTGCTCGAGATGGGCGTGGCGCGCGAAGAGGCGGCGACGTACGGTGAGAAGGTGAAGGCCGCGGTGGACGAGATTCaccgtctgctgcttctcgcggATCCTTTGCAGGCGTCGAACGCGACGCGAGACCAGGCAAACTGGGGAGACAGCCGCGAGATGAGGGAACTGGAGAAGCTAGTATacattttctctctcctgacCGCGCATCCCAACTGCTACCAAGTGCGCCTCGCTGCAAAACTGCCTGAGGAGGAGGTCGAGCGCCTTTTGCTTTTCCGTCGGGAGGCGTCGCGCGGATCTTGTCAGCCAGCAGGGTTGTTCAGGGCCGACTctgagtggagagaagccaaGGCGGAATTTCCAGGGACAGCCGCCGGAGGGGACGATCTCGAGCAGGAGAGCAAAAGTGCAGAGAGTGGCGAGCGCGGGCAAGACTGGAGGTTCAGGAACCTCCTGAAGAACGTGTCTCTTCACCTGTGGCTCCTCGCCCCCGCCGTCACCTTTGAAAGGATCAGCCAACAAGCGAGGGCCGTCATCGTTGCGTCCGGCACTCTCGAACCCATCGAGTCTCTCAT GTCAGAGCTGGGGCCTTCCTTCGCGCGACGGCTGCTGCCCTCGCCGGTTCGGGCGAGTCACGTCGTGGCGCCTGCGCAACTTGCCATCGCCTGTCTGCAAACGATGCCAGTCGGAGACTCTACTTTTCACTTTCGTCGCCGAGATTCCTCGAACTCTCAAGGCCTCGGaccttcctcgtcctctgcgcctgctgcgtctccttcgagACTCACCAACTCAACGCAGAGatcgtctttttcctcggcttccttctcgtcttcttcctctgctctctgttcttcccaAGGTCCACGCCTGTCGACTTCCCAGCTTGGGTCGACTCACGGCGATGGGCTGTCGCTTTCTGCGTCCGCCTCTGTCGGTCGACCCGCGGGGTCTCCGGGGAGGTCTGTGCCGCTGGAGTGCTCGAGTCGGCAGTTGACGaatccttcttttcttctgcatctggGCTGGTGCATTGTGCGTCTGGTGCAGGCGATTCCGGGGGGCATTCTCGTGTTCTTTCCCTCCTTCAGCATGCTTCAGAAGGCGCAGCGGCTCTGGAGCGGAGGCTCGCAGAGGCCCGAGAGCCGGCAGCGACGCGGCGCCTCTTGGAGAAGCTTCGCCGCTTCTGCGGgacctgcagagaagagaccgttcggaagtcgaggaaacgcagagcctGACCACGCTCCGTCTGTCTGGGCGGCACTCCaagagctgaagaagactgTCATCGTCGAGCGGGGAACAGATGTCCTCGGAACCGTttcgtctcgcgcttctgACGCGTTGGGATCCGACGCAGAGGTGCAGGAAGACTCGCGGAGGGGaactggaggagagagcgagagagacccCAAAGAGATGTTTTGCGAGAGCGTCGACGAAAGAGGACACGCACTCATGCTCGCCGTTTACCGCGGAAAAATGAGTGAGGGCTTGTCGTTCAATGACGCGTACTGCCGAGGCGTCCTCTGCATCGGCATCCCGTACCCTGCGTTGAGAGACCCGAAGATCGAAAGCAAAATGAAATTCAACGACGCACTTCACGCcctcagtctctctccggaacaccttctctcttgtgctTCTGACATGGCAACTGCGGACAGAACAACTTCCGCTCGCCCCCCaaatgcttctctctcctctcccgcgtctctcgcgtctcccgcttccctctcttctctctcttcctgcggTTTTCCGCCTCAAGCGACGCGCGCCTCAGAGGCTGAGCGCGAAAAACGAACGCTTTCCACCTGTGCGGCGGAGCCCGTGAAGACcggagggaaggagagccGTTGCATGGGCAGGGAGGACGGACAAAATCCCTTCGTCGCGACGGCCGCGCAGGCAAACGGAAcggagaaggacgcgaaaCCGACGGCCTGGCTCGACGGCAGAAGGTGGTACATCATTCAGGCCTACAGGGCTCTCAACCAAGCGATTGGGAGGTGCATTCGGCACAA ACATGATTACGGCGTCGTCATTCTCCTCGACTCTCGACATGCGTTCCCTTCCTCCTCAAAATGCGCTTCCTTCGCaccggcttcttcctctttttcctcgctctcttcctctctcttctctacttcctccttttcttcgtctgcagtCTCCCTTGGGAGGCCAGGCCACGGAGTCTTCCCCCAGAGGCTGCCAGAGATGGGCGCATCTTCTGCGCTTTTTTGTCGCTGGTTTTCCCCTCACCTGCAGAGCCTCACGAGTTGCGAGTCGCTCGTTCAAACACTCCGCGCCCACTTCTCTATCGCCCCGCGCGTCGCCGCCCACATGCACCTCCTTGCCGCTGCTGTCCCGAAGTCCGCCGCAAAAACTgtttctgctgcatgcactcctcTGCCTGCTCACGAACAGCAACGCGGCGGCAGCatccagagagagactgaggaCAGTGGGTcgcgaggggagaggaaggcggcgtctgtcgagagcgaagcgagaaTTGGCAAAGAGAACGAACCGGCGAGCGCATGCGGGGGCGGACCGGGACCAAACCGAAGTCCGGACTTGAGTCAGCTTTCTTCACAGAGCGCTTTGCAGGCCTTGTCACGTTCAGGCAGAGATCTCGTTTTTCCACCTCTTTTGGTGAGGGTGAACGACACcaaaggagaggcgaggggaagagaagtgaaaggagagaacggacAAATGAAAAgtgaggagagcgaaggagaatcCACAGTAGAGACGATCGCTGGCATTCCTGCGTTTGCCTCTTGGCATCGGGGCAAAACTGCCACACAGTCTTTCGCACCTGTTTCGCGAGCTGAGCTGGGCGGAGGAGACTCAGAGGTTTGCGGGAGCGGGAAAggggggaaggcgaaggaagagcgaaacgaagaacTTCAAGAGGCAACTCAACAACGCAAACCCTctgaaggggagagagatcCGACGCTCAGCTGGGACGAGTCAGGCGACTCGACGGAGACAAcggaaaaagcgaaggcagtcgcggcggaagaaggcgaaggctcagaggaaaacggagacagaagccgcAGCACACATCCAACAGCAGCAGAGGGAATGCAGGAGGGTGGAGAACGGCTAGAAAGCATGAAAAGAATGAAGACACACAGTTggggagagcaagaggaagatcGGGAGGACCTGGAGGACATCCTCGCAGCTCTCTAA